Proteins from one Juglans microcarpa x Juglans regia isolate MS1-56 chromosome 1S, Jm3101_v1.0, whole genome shotgun sequence genomic window:
- the LOC121246330 gene encoding serine/arginine-rich splicing factor RS2Z32-like isoform X2, with translation MKRDFAFVEFSDPRDAEDAVYGLNGREVDGSRVIVEFAKGGPRGAGGSREYLGRGPPPGSGRCFNCGIDGHWARDCKAGDWKNKCYRCGERGHIERNCKNSPKKVRGGSYSRSLSPQRGRSRSYSRGRSYSRSRSPLKRERSLEQVERRSRSPRDSQSPRRHRSSPPPSKGRKHSLTPDKSPQERGSPSQRDGGQANESDYSGSPRGKSRSPMDDADEEAPHERSYGSPAKENGQSRSPSPSRRDDRSPVENDDNHGSPRGSESN, from the exons ATGAAGCGCGACTTTGCCTTTGTT GAATTTAGTGACCCTCGAGATGCTGAAGATGCAGTATATGGTCTGAATGGCCGGGAAGTTGATGGAAGCAGAGTCATTGTAGAATTTGCAAAGGGG GGCCCACGTGGTGCTGGTGGATCTCGTGAGTATCTTGGTCGAGGTCCTCCTCCTGGATCAGGGCGCTGCTTTAATTGTGGAATTGATGGCCATTGGGCACGAGATTGCAAGGCTGGGGACTGGAAGAATAAGTGTTATCGCTGTGGGGAAAGAGGCCACATAGAACGGAATTGTAAGAACAGTCCTAAGAAAGTTAG AGGTGGGAGCTACTCAAGGTCATTGAGTCCTCAACGTGGTAGAAGTCGCAGTTATAGCAGGGGTCGTAGTTACAG TCGATCTAGATCACCATTAAAGAGAGAACGAAGCCTTGAGCAGGTTGAAAGAAGATCAAGGAGCCCCCGTGACAGCCAGAGCCCTAGGCGGCACAGGAGTTCACCACCACCATCTAAAGGGAGGAAGCATAGTCTTACACCTGATAAGAGCCCACAAGAGAGAGGTAGCCCGTCCCAAAGGGATGGCGGACAGGCCAATGAGTCTGATTACAGTGGGAGTCCCAGGGGAAAGAGCAGAAGCCCTATGGATGATGCTGATGAAGAGGCCCCACACGAGCGGAGTTATGGAAGCCCTGCCAAAGAAAATGGCCAGAGTCGCAGCCCTAGTCCTAGCCGTAGGGATGATAGGAGCCCTGTTGAGAATGACGATAATCATGGTTCTCCAAGAGGAAGCGAGTCAAACTGA
- the LOC121246330 gene encoding serine/arginine-rich splicing factor RS2Z32-like isoform X1 — protein sequence MPRYDDRYGGTRLYVGRLSSRTRSRDLDDLFSRYGRVRDVDMKRDFAFVEFSDPRDAEDAVYGLNGREVDGSRVIVEFAKGGPRGAGGSREYLGRGPPPGSGRCFNCGIDGHWARDCKAGDWKNKCYRCGERGHIERNCKNSPKKVRGGSYSRSLSPQRGRSRSYSRGRSYSRSRSPLKRERSLEQVERRSRSPRDSQSPRRHRSSPPPSKGRKHSLTPDKSPQERGSPSQRDGGQANESDYSGSPRGKSRSPMDDADEEAPHERSYGSPAKENGQSRSPSPSRRDDRSPVENDDNHGSPRGSESN from the exons ATGCCTCGGTACGATGACCGCTATGGTGGAACACGTCTCTACGTGGGACGCTTGTCGTCGCGGACAAGGTCGCGTGATCTTGACGACCTCTTTAGCCGATATGGAAG AGTACGCGATGTGGATATGAAGCGCGACTTTGCCTTTGTT GAATTTAGTGACCCTCGAGATGCTGAAGATGCAGTATATGGTCTGAATGGCCGGGAAGTTGATGGAAGCAGAGTCATTGTAGAATTTGCAAAGGGG GGCCCACGTGGTGCTGGTGGATCTCGTGAGTATCTTGGTCGAGGTCCTCCTCCTGGATCAGGGCGCTGCTTTAATTGTGGAATTGATGGCCATTGGGCACGAGATTGCAAGGCTGGGGACTGGAAGAATAAGTGTTATCGCTGTGGGGAAAGAGGCCACATAGAACGGAATTGTAAGAACAGTCCTAAGAAAGTTAG AGGTGGGAGCTACTCAAGGTCATTGAGTCCTCAACGTGGTAGAAGTCGCAGTTATAGCAGGGGTCGTAGTTACAG TCGATCTAGATCACCATTAAAGAGAGAACGAAGCCTTGAGCAGGTTGAAAGAAGATCAAGGAGCCCCCGTGACAGCCAGAGCCCTAGGCGGCACAGGAGTTCACCACCACCATCTAAAGGGAGGAAGCATAGTCTTACACCTGATAAGAGCCCACAAGAGAGAGGTAGCCCGTCCCAAAGGGATGGCGGACAGGCCAATGAGTCTGATTACAGTGGGAGTCCCAGGGGAAAGAGCAGAAGCCCTATGGATGATGCTGATGAAGAGGCCCCACACGAGCGGAGTTATGGAAGCCCTGCCAAAGAAAATGGCCAGAGTCGCAGCCCTAGTCCTAGCCGTAGGGATGATAGGAGCCCTGTTGAGAATGACGATAATCATGGTTCTCCAAGAGGAAGCGAGTCAAACTGA
- the LOC121247480 gene encoding embryo-specific protein ATS3A-like, producing MKRISILITFIVSITILPAASGNLLPANDRAQKNCSYSVEIETTCAPSAETKDHVSVRFSDSLGNLIIVKHLKNPKSVYGGFKRCAIDMFEAKGPCMRQRVCSLYLKKVGSDDWRPGWVKVLRRDQDGGGHVIFPVSNMFYFRTFVPENVWYGFDYCHSGGGFIPHAADSG from the coding sequence ATGAAGAGAATAAGCATTCTAATCACTTTCATTGTCTCCATAACCATTTTGCCAGCAGCCTCTGGGAACCTGCTGCCAGCAAACGACCGGGCTCAAAAAAACTGCTCCTACTCCGTCGAGATTGAGACAACATGTGCACCGTCCGCTGAAACCAAAGATCATGTGAGTGTCAGATTCAGCGACTCACTGGGAAATTTGATCATTGTGAAGCATCTGAAGAACCCTAAGTCAGTATACGGCGGGTTCAAACGCTGTGCCATCGACATGTTCGAAGCAAAGGGGCCATGCATGAGACAGAGGGTGTGCTCGCTGTACCTTAAGAAAGTCGGGTCGGACGATTGGAGACCTGGTTGGGTAAAGGTGCTTCGTCGTGATCAAGATGGTGGCGGCCATGTAATATTCCCGGTTTCCAACATGTTCTATTTTAGGACATTTGTGCCGGAGAATGTATGGTATGGGTTTGATTATTGTCACTCTGGCGGAGGTTTTATTCCTCACGCTGCAGATTCTGGGTGA